A single genomic interval of Natronolimnobius sp. AArcel1 harbors:
- a CDS encoding DNA polymerase sliding clamp, giving the protein MFKAIVSAETLTSALDSISVLVDECKIHLEEDGLEIRAVDPANVGMVDLSLDAAAFESYEADGGLIGVDLSRLEDIAGMAESGQLIQLELDEETRKLHIQIDGLEYTLALIDPDSIRQEPDIPDLDLPAEVVLEGKDVNRSVTAADMVSDHIALGVDEGEEYFYVNAEGDTDDVHLELTQDDLIDLQLGPAHSLFSLDYLKDMNKAIPADTEVTLALGEEFPVKIYFGFAEGQGQVTYMLAPRIQSD; this is encoded by the coding sequence ATGTTCAAGGCCATCGTGAGCGCAGAAACGCTCACCAGCGCGCTCGATTCGATCAGCGTGCTGGTCGACGAGTGTAAGATCCACCTCGAGGAAGACGGACTCGAGATTCGGGCCGTCGATCCCGCAAATGTCGGGATGGTCGACCTCTCGCTCGACGCGGCTGCGTTCGAATCGTACGAAGCCGACGGCGGGCTGATCGGGGTCGACCTCTCGCGGCTCGAAGACATTGCAGGGATGGCCGAATCCGGCCAACTCATCCAGCTCGAACTCGACGAAGAGACGCGCAAACTCCACATCCAGATCGACGGACTCGAGTACACGCTCGCGCTGATCGATCCCGACTCAATCCGCCAGGAACCAGACATTCCGGATCTGGACCTGCCCGCAGAAGTCGTCCTCGAGGGCAAGGACGTCAACCGCTCGGTCACCGCGGCCGATATGGTCTCGGATCACATCGCCCTTGGCGTCGATGAAGGCGAGGAGTACTTTTACGTCAACGCAGAAGGCGACACCGACGACGTTCACCTCGAACTCACGCAGGACGATTTGATCGACCTGCAACTCGGCCCCGCCCACTCACTGTTCTCGCTTGACTACCTCAAGGACATGAACAAGGCGATCCCCGCCGACACCGAAGTGACGCTCGCACTCGGCGAGGAGTTCCCCGTCAAGATCTACTTCGGCTTTGCCGAGGGACAGGGACAGGTTACCTACATGCTCGCACCGCGGATCCAGAGCGACTGA
- a CDS encoding helix-turn-helix domain-containing protein, with translation MATLVEFSVSTETFSFGTLFGTIPGVSVELERLVPTTESLFPYVWIRGASTPEVEAALEAAPETAGFTQVDDLGTDGILYRTAWNPAQDGVLKAIAESDVTLLSATGKRDRWLFRLRVENHGALGEFRTRCRDREIDIEVARVQPLQPIEHSGGITPAQFEALELAYRGGYFDDPRRATLDDLAAELGITRQSLAGRLRRGHRNLLTGLFDGDNGFDRLEGAMSRTE, from the coding sequence ATGGCGACTCTCGTCGAGTTTTCCGTCTCCACTGAGACGTTTTCCTTTGGCACCCTATTTGGAACCATTCCGGGCGTGTCGGTCGAACTCGAGCGGCTGGTACCAACGACCGAATCGCTGTTTCCGTACGTCTGGATTCGTGGTGCCAGCACGCCCGAAGTTGAGGCGGCACTCGAAGCAGCGCCGGAGACAGCTGGCTTTACGCAGGTTGATGACCTCGGCACGGACGGCATTCTGTATCGAACGGCCTGGAATCCCGCACAAGACGGCGTCCTCAAGGCGATTGCTGAGTCTGACGTGACGTTACTCTCCGCGACCGGCAAACGCGACCGCTGGCTATTTCGCCTGCGCGTCGAGAACCACGGTGCACTCGGCGAGTTCCGGACGCGGTGTCGCGACCGTGAGATCGATATCGAAGTCGCTCGTGTCCAGCCGCTACAGCCGATCGAACACAGCGGCGGGATCACGCCCGCCCAGTTCGAAGCGCTCGAGCTTGCCTATCGGGGTGGGTACTTCGACGATCCGCGGCGGGCAACGCTTGATGACCTGGCGGCTGAACTCGGGATTACGCGCCAGTCGCTTGCGGGGCGGCTCCGACGTGGACATCGAAATCTGCTGACCGGGCTGTTCGACGGCGACAACGGCTTCGATCGACTGGAAGGCGCGATGTCGCGAACCGAGTGA
- a CDS encoding HalOD1 output domain-containing protein → MDSADSQDGTVVTTFDPTGTERASEAIVTAVAAVHDTDRKSLGPLYDAVDPDALNALVAHAHRVADAATHELWFVYEGLDIGVRTDGEIHVRDSSTQAK, encoded by the coding sequence ATGGATTCAGCAGATTCACAGGACGGAACAGTCGTTACAACGTTCGATCCGACCGGCACGGAACGGGCGAGCGAAGCAATTGTGACCGCTGTCGCTGCCGTCCACGACACTGATCGAAAGAGTCTCGGGCCGCTGTACGACGCTGTCGACCCGGACGCACTCAATGCCCTCGTTGCCCACGCCCACCGAGTTGCCGACGCCGCCACACACGAACTCTGGTTCGTCTACGAAGGCCTTGATATCGGCGTCCGAACTGACGGTGAAATCCACGTTCGCGATTCGAGTACACAGGCGAAGTGA
- a CDS encoding alpha/beta fold hydrolase gives MPRAMRDGVSLSYDHERADSDGSSETIVFLQGLGFGRWMWRWQRQELGDEYDIIAPDTRGTGRSDAGLPPLVSRLPRRVRNPLISRVAGYSLAGLAADLDVILQDAGVRHAHLVGADLGGLIAQEYALEYTRAASLTLIGSTHGGPDAAPMPEETREQLFGAPSGSDRETLRNRMRPAFSERFTNRNPHLMDRIIEWRREQDATGAARTAQAAALMSGSVSDRLPQLTTPTLVIHGTDDRVSPATNARLLAERIPNTHLELLEGGAHCVFIENDEQVATLIRTALEDGLESLESESVVQAADAN, from the coding sequence ATGCCACGGGCGATGCGGGACGGCGTGTCTCTGTCCTACGACCACGAACGTGCAGATAGCGACGGATCGAGCGAGACAATCGTCTTCCTGCAAGGGCTGGGATTTGGCCGCTGGATGTGGCGCTGGCAGCGCCAGGAACTCGGCGATGAGTACGATATCATCGCCCCAGATACGCGCGGGACGGGCCGGTCTGACGCCGGCCTCCCGCCGCTCGTGTCTCGGCTTCCGCGCCGGGTTCGGAACCCGCTGATTTCTCGAGTCGCTGGCTACTCGCTTGCCGGGCTGGCGGCCGACCTCGATGTCATCCTGCAGGATGCGGGTGTCCGACATGCTCACCTCGTCGGGGCCGACCTCGGCGGGCTGATCGCCCAGGAGTACGCCCTCGAGTACACGCGGGCGGCGTCACTGACGCTTATCGGGTCGACACACGGCGGACCGGACGCTGCACCGATGCCCGAGGAAACCCGCGAGCAACTGTTCGGCGCGCCCTCGGGCTCAGATCGTGAGACGCTTCGCAATCGGATGCGGCCAGCCTTCTCCGAGCGATTTACGAATCGGAACCCACACCTGATGGATCGCATCATCGAGTGGCGACGCGAACAGGATGCGACTGGTGCGGCCCGGACGGCACAGGCCGCTGCCCTGATGAGTGGCTCCGTCAGTGATCGGCTGCCACAGCTTACGACTCCAACACTCGTTATCCACGGGACTGACGACCGCGTCAGCCCGGCGACGAACGCCCGTCTCCTCGCAGAACGCATTCCGAACACACACCTGGAACTCCTCGAGGGTGGCGCTCACTGTGTCTTCATCGAAAACGACGAGCAGGTGGCGACGCTCATCCGAACCGCACTCGAGGACGGACTCGAGAGCCTCGAGTCTGAGTCAGTTGTACAGGCGGCGGACGCGAACTGA
- the priL gene encoding DNA primase regulatory subunit PriL — MQRLHARYPFLEAARETVATETVDLATVVEQDRAVVDRARQRVIAALDDGTVGDFHREPRVELLSYPVARVLVSMVDERVLVRKYARAEAATAYERFTADLEDTTELKSVETTGLDLDELLAEFDLEEAVEVVHAIDDDNETYRIDVGQYLLLAEDLYDDRWRLVNQPLENGTVPVTEEELLTLLREAIRTRIDEGLPFDVPETIAASLEDDAEEIRDVLADLDLTREIDTVVPDLFPPCMKALLDQIQKGEHLPHHSRFAITAFLTSIGMSTDDIVDLYRVNSSFGEEMTRYQTDHIGGETSPTEYSPPSCATMQSYGDCVNKDDLCEQIPHPMAYYEERIDDADDDELEDWRGSDDEDSEEETASASSE; from the coding sequence ATGCAGCGACTGCACGCTCGGTATCCGTTTCTCGAGGCGGCCCGCGAGACTGTGGCGACGGAGACGGTTGACCTGGCCACCGTCGTCGAACAGGACCGCGCGGTCGTCGACCGAGCGCGCCAGCGCGTGATCGCCGCGCTCGATGACGGGACCGTTGGCGACTTTCATCGCGAGCCACGGGTCGAACTCCTCTCCTATCCCGTCGCTCGCGTGCTCGTCTCGATGGTCGACGAACGCGTCCTCGTGCGCAAGTACGCCCGCGCCGAAGCCGCGACCGCCTACGAACGCTTTACCGCTGATCTCGAGGATACGACCGAACTCAAAAGCGTCGAGACGACCGGTCTCGACCTCGACGAACTACTCGCGGAGTTTGACCTCGAGGAGGCAGTCGAGGTGGTCCACGCAATCGACGACGACAACGAGACGTATCGAATCGACGTTGGACAGTACCTGTTGCTCGCCGAAGATTTGTATGACGACCGCTGGCGACTCGTCAATCAACCCCTCGAGAACGGTACCGTCCCAGTCACTGAAGAAGAACTCCTGACACTGCTGCGAGAAGCAATTCGAACTCGCATTGACGAGGGACTTCCCTTTGACGTGCCCGAGACGATTGCCGCCAGTCTCGAGGATGACGCCGAAGAAATTCGAGACGTGCTCGCGGACCTCGATCTGACGCGCGAGATTGACACCGTCGTCCCTGACCTGTTCCCGCCGTGTATGAAGGCACTGTTAGACCAGATTCAGAAAGGCGAGCACCTACCCCATCACTCCCGATTTGCGATCACTGCCTTTCTGACGAGCATCGGGATGTCGACCGACGATATCGTCGACCTCTACCGCGTGAACTCCTCGTTCGGCGAGGAAATGACTCGTTATCAGACCGACCACATCGGCGGCGAAACGTCACCGACGGAGTACTCACCACCCTCGTGTGCGACGATGCAATCGTACGGCGACTGCGTGAACAAAGACGACCTCTGCGAGCAGATCCCGCATCCGATGGCCTACTACGAAGAGCGCATCGACGACGCCGATGACGACGAACTCGAGGACTGGCGCGGGAGTGACGACGAGGACAGCGAGGAAGAGACGGCATCGGCCAGCAGCGAGTAA
- the htpX gene encoding zinc metalloprotease HtpX has product MNWQADWGLRFRMFLTMFLLFALYIVFAGVLTGYLTGGPNLLVFGVLFGGMSLVQYYFSDSLALRSMGAQKVSADEYPQLHGSVERLSQQADVPKPQVAVIDSNVPNAFATGRNQKNAVVAVTTGLMDTLERDELDGVIAHELAHVKNRDMMVMTIASFLSTIAFMIVRWGAFFGGGGNRGGKGGGGIVVAILVSLVVWIISYLLIRALSRYREYAADRGAAAITGNPGALASALMKISGKMDQVPKDDMREEAEMNAFFIIPIKSGIVGQLFSTHPATENRIEQLRDLEKQMAAV; this is encoded by the coding sequence ATGAACTGGCAGGCGGACTGGGGGCTTCGGTTCCGAATGTTTCTGACGATGTTTCTGCTGTTTGCACTGTACATCGTCTTTGCAGGTGTCCTGACGGGCTATCTGACTGGAGGTCCGAATCTGCTCGTCTTCGGCGTGCTGTTTGGCGGCATGTCCCTCGTGCAGTACTACTTCAGCGACTCGCTCGCGCTGCGCAGTATGGGCGCACAGAAGGTCTCAGCCGATGAGTACCCGCAACTGCACGGCTCGGTCGAACGCCTGTCACAGCAAGCCGATGTGCCGAAACCCCAAGTTGCAGTCATCGACTCGAACGTTCCGAACGCGTTTGCAACCGGTCGAAATCAGAAAAACGCCGTCGTCGCCGTCACCACCGGGCTGATGGATACCCTCGAGCGAGATGAACTCGACGGCGTCATCGCCCACGAACTCGCCCACGTGAAAAATCGCGATATGATGGTGATGACCATCGCGTCGTTCCTCTCGACAATTGCGTTCATGATCGTCCGCTGGGGTGCGTTCTTTGGCGGCGGTGGCAACCGTGGCGGCAAAGGCGGCGGTGGCATCGTCGTCGCCATCCTCGTCTCGCTGGTCGTCTGGATCATCAGCTACCTGCTGATCCGGGCGCTCTCCCGATACCGCGAGTACGCCGCAGACCGCGGTGCCGCAGCGATCACGGGCAACCCCGGTGCGCTCGCCTCCGCGCTCATGAAAATCTCCGGGAAGATGGATCAGGTGCCAAAAGACGACATGCGAGAGGAAGCCGAGATGAACGCCTTCTTCATCATCCCGATCAAATCTGGTATCGTCGGGCAACTGTTCAGCACGCACCCCGCGACCGAAAACCGAATCGAGCAACTGCGCGACCTCGAGAAACAGATGGCAGCGGTCTAG
- a CDS encoding 60S ribosomal export protein NMD3: MSDSRAFCPRCGDPVPERTDGDDSAGGESARDPLRPGAEVELCDSCYFDDFDFIDAPDRIDVQVCARCGAVHKGNRWVDIGAEDYTDIAIERVSEALSVHVDVDDVAWQVEPEQVGENTIRMYAYFTGVVRDMPVEEQVMIPVKIARQTCQRCGRIAGDYYASIVQIRAEDRTPTSEELERAKEIAHQTVADMEATGDRNAFVTEISEDADGLNIRVSTNKIGKKISNKMIEEFGGSVNDAETLVTEDEDGNEVYRVTFAVRLPPYIPGDIIDLTDDDGGPVLVRSAHGNLKGTRITTGERYEASYEEGNSPEARRLGRLEDGEKTTVVTVEDENAVQVLDPETFQATTVSRPEYFEPEAETVPVMKSRAGLHILPDPDPDTGEESAEPYDPYSQTDA; this comes from the coding sequence ATGAGTGACTCTCGAGCATTTTGTCCGCGCTGTGGGGACCCCGTCCCCGAGCGAACGGACGGCGATGATTCAGCAGGTGGGGAATCGGCACGGGATCCGTTGCGACCCGGCGCGGAGGTCGAACTCTGTGATTCGTGTTACTTCGACGACTTCGACTTTATCGACGCCCCAGATCGGATCGACGTACAGGTCTGTGCCCGCTGTGGCGCAGTTCACAAAGGAAATCGCTGGGTCGATATCGGCGCGGAAGATTACACCGATATTGCCATCGAGCGAGTCAGTGAAGCCCTATCAGTGCACGTCGACGTCGACGATGTCGCCTGGCAGGTCGAACCCGAACAGGTCGGCGAGAACACGATCCGGATGTACGCCTATTTCACGGGTGTCGTCCGGGATATGCCCGTCGAAGAGCAGGTGATGATCCCGGTCAAAATCGCCCGCCAGACCTGCCAGCGCTGCGGTCGAATCGCCGGCGACTACTACGCCAGCATCGTCCAGATCCGCGCCGAAGACCGAACACCAACGAGTGAAGAACTCGAGCGCGCAAAAGAAATTGCTCACCAGACGGTCGCGGATATGGAGGCGACGGGTGACCGCAACGCCTTCGTCACGGAAATCAGCGAGGACGCAGACGGGCTGAATATCAGGGTCTCGACCAACAAGATCGGAAAGAAAATCTCGAACAAGATGATCGAGGAGTTCGGCGGCTCGGTCAACGACGCCGAAACCCTCGTTACGGAAGACGAAGACGGCAACGAGGTCTACCGCGTGACCTTCGCCGTTCGGCTCCCGCCGTACATTCCCGGCGACATCATCGACCTCACCGACGACGACGGCGGCCCCGTCCTCGTCCGCAGCGCCCACGGCAACCTCAAAGGCACCCGCATCACGACGGGCGAACGCTACGAAGCGAGTTACGAGGAAGGGAACTCACCTGAAGCGCGCAGGCTCGGTCGACTCGAGGACGGCGAGAAAACGACGGTCGTCACCGTCGAAGACGAAAACGCCGTGCAGGTGCTCGACCCCGAAACGTTTCAGGCGACGACGGTCTCGCGCCCGGAGTACTTCGAGCCTGAGGCCGAGACGGTGCCCGTTATGAAGAGTCGCGCCGGGCTACACATCCTCCCCGATCCGGACCCCGACACCGGCGAGGAAAGCGCCGAGCCCTACGACCCGTACTCCCAAACTGATGCCTGA
- a CDS encoding class I SAM-dependent methyltransferase family protein, with translation MPEEFDHPDLEAADAPLAVIVETQRAETAIESLRAEGVYDDSRRVRTDRGEAGREDADDPARIALPITEPPTETRVLEVVRQFDPEFRTTDLEDVLAERGWSEAEIEMAPSSWAVIGSVILVTMPTEYPDETAVAEALLEIHGEADSVLADEGITNTGEAGTYREPRTRLLAGESDTETIHTEHGTRYGLDPATVMFSPGNQAERARMGSITDGDEHVFDMFAGIGYFTLPMARAGARVSATEINPTAFRYLLENAVLNKVDDRLEAYMADCRDLAGEVDADRVVMGYYGSSMAAGDNDGGDSHSNGGDDSDRGDDEQTANSPSRADEAHEFLPAALEALVPGGVVHYHEATPESRLWDRPLERLERAGEAAGRDFEILEKRRVKSHSAGVTHIVIDVRFE, from the coding sequence ATGCCTGAGGAGTTCGACCACCCCGACCTCGAGGCAGCCGATGCGCCACTTGCAGTCATCGTCGAGACACAGCGGGCCGAAACTGCAATCGAATCACTGCGGGCCGAAGGCGTCTACGACGACTCGAGGCGCGTCCGGACGGACCGTGGTGAAGCCGGACGCGAGGACGCCGACGACCCTGCGCGAATTGCGCTCCCGATCACCGAACCGCCGACGGAAACGCGCGTTCTCGAGGTCGTCCGCCAGTTCGACCCCGAGTTTCGGACGACGGATCTCGAGGATGTCCTCGCCGAACGCGGCTGGAGCGAGGCCGAAATCGAGATGGCTCCGAGTTCGTGGGCAGTTATCGGCTCGGTGATTCTTGTGACGATGCCAACAGAGTATCCGGACGAAACCGCCGTCGCAGAGGCACTCCTCGAGATTCACGGCGAGGCAGATAGCGTGCTGGCAGACGAGGGAATCACAAACACCGGCGAGGCGGGAACGTACCGCGAGCCACGGACGCGACTGCTCGCAGGCGAGTCAGACACTGAAACGATTCACACGGAACATGGCACCCGGTACGGACTCGATCCCGCGACAGTCATGTTTTCACCGGGGAATCAGGCCGAACGCGCGCGGATGGGCAGCATCACGGACGGAGACGAACACGTCTTCGATATGTTCGCCGGCATCGGCTACTTCACCCTGCCGATGGCCCGCGCCGGCGCGCGAGTCAGCGCGACCGAGATCAACCCGACCGCTTTCCGCTACTTGCTCGAGAACGCCGTGCTCAACAAGGTCGATGATCGCCTTGAGGCTTACATGGCGGACTGCAGAGACCTCGCCGGAGAGGTTGACGCAGACCGCGTCGTGATGGGCTACTATGGCAGTTCGATGGCTGCGGGCGACAACGATGGCGGCGATAGCCACAGCAACGGCGGTGACGACAGCGACCGCGGCGACGACGAGCAAACAGCAAACTCGCCGTCTCGTGCGGATGAAGCCCACGAGTTCCTGCCCGCCGCACTCGAGGCGCTCGTCCCCGGTGGTGTCGTCCACTATCACGAGGCAACGCCCGAATCGCGTCTCTGGGATCGCCCGCTCGAGCGCCTCGAACGCGCCGGCGAAGCGGCCGGTCGCGATTTCGAGATTCTCGAGAAACGGCGGGTGAAAAGCCACAGCGCAGGGGTTACCCACATCGTGATCGACGTGCGATTCGAGTAA
- a CDS encoding ATP-dependent DNA helicase, with protein MNPERIFESFPAPSYRGNQEQALRDIRDAFAAGNDVVLVRAPTGSGKSLLARAIAGCARTIDEADPVEASGAYYTTPQVSQLDDVASDDLLSDLNVIRGKSNYTCILPQERNTPVNQAPCVRERGYDCSVKHRCPYFSDRAIASNRSIAAMTLAYFMQTAGSEVFRKRDVVVVDEAHGLAEWAEMYATIQLGPRTVPFWDDLRVPDFEDEGIDRAVRYAENLAGTCERRKDDLLAQEAFSPAEVRERDRLQELIGELEWFVSDYRDPQSPTTWLVDQSEPSASTRENNDSDEPAGGPLTIKPMNPEKYLQHTVWDRGNKFALLSATILNKAAFCRQVGLNPDDVALVDVGHTFPVENRPLYDVTQGKMTYEHRDDTTPKIARTIVRIMQEHPDEKGLIHAHSYAIQEQLADLLRDFGVGERIRVHDRDSRDADLEEWKACDDPDVFISVKMEEALDLKGDLCRWQVLCKAPFLNTGDSRVAHRLEEGQWAWYYRSSLRTVIQACGRVIRAPEDYGSTYIADSSLVDLFDRARTDMPDWFEAQVDRMSDPQLPAFEPRAALTETATTGHSSSASSTRTQSSESTSNSHASSSDGSSGSGGSRRSRRTRSGGDSSPLADVWDTER; from the coding sequence GTGAACCCCGAGCGGATCTTCGAGTCGTTTCCCGCGCCGAGCTATCGTGGGAATCAGGAGCAGGCCCTCCGTGACATTCGTGACGCCTTTGCGGCCGGCAACGACGTCGTGTTAGTGCGCGCGCCGACCGGCAGCGGAAAGTCACTGCTCGCGCGCGCAATCGCGGGCTGTGCGCGCACAATTGACGAGGCCGACCCGGTCGAGGCCTCGGGCGCGTACTACACGACGCCACAGGTCTCGCAGTTAGACGACGTTGCCTCCGACGACCTGCTGTCCGATCTCAACGTGATCCGCGGGAAATCGAACTACACCTGCATTCTCCCCCAAGAGCGCAATACCCCGGTCAATCAGGCCCCCTGCGTCCGCGAGCGTGGCTACGACTGTTCCGTCAAACACCGCTGTCCGTACTTTTCCGACCGCGCAATTGCCTCGAATCGTTCGATTGCAGCGATGACGCTCGCATATTTCATGCAGACCGCGGGCAGCGAGGTGTTTCGCAAACGCGACGTCGTCGTCGTCGATGAAGCCCACGGCCTCGCCGAGTGGGCCGAAATGTATGCGACGATCCAGTTGGGGCCGCGAACGGTGCCGTTCTGGGATGACCTACGCGTTCCCGACTTCGAGGACGAAGGCATCGACCGCGCGGTTCGCTACGCAGAGAACCTCGCGGGCACCTGCGAACGACGCAAGGACGACCTGCTCGCCCAGGAGGCGTTTTCCCCCGCAGAGGTGCGCGAACGCGACCGCTTGCAGGAACTCATCGGCGAACTCGAGTGGTTTGTGTCCGATTATCGCGACCCACAGAGCCCGACGACGTGGCTGGTCGATCAGTCCGAGCCGTCGGCGAGCACCCGCGAAAACAATGACAGCGACGAACCGGCGGGCGGGCCGCTGACGATCAAGCCGATGAATCCCGAAAAGTACCTCCAGCATACGGTCTGGGACCGCGGGAACAAGTTCGCACTTCTGTCGGCGACGATTTTGAACAAAGCAGCGTTCTGCCGGCAGGTTGGACTCAATCCGGACGACGTTGCACTGGTCGATGTCGGCCACACCTTCCCCGTCGAAAATCGCCCGTTGTACGACGTGACGCAGGGGAAGATGACCTACGAGCACCGCGATGATACCACGCCGAAAATCGCACGCACAATCGTCCGTATCATGCAGGAACACCCCGACGAGAAGGGGTTAATCCACGCTCACTCCTACGCGATTCAGGAGCAACTCGCCGACCTCCTCCGGGATTTTGGCGTCGGCGAACGCATCCGTGTCCACGACCGCGACAGTCGCGACGCTGACTTAGAGGAGTGGAAAGCCTGTGACGACCCCGACGTCTTCATCTCCGTGAAAATGGAGGAAGCGCTCGACCTGAAAGGCGACCTCTGTCGCTGGCAGGTCCTCTGCAAAGCGCCGTTTCTCAACACGGGTGACTCGAGAGTCGCCCACCGACTCGAGGAGGGCCAGTGGGCGTGGTACTACCGCTCGTCTCTGCGAACCGTCATCCAGGCCTGCGGCCGGGTGATTCGTGCGCCCGAGGACTACGGCTCGACGTATATCGCCGACTCGAGTCTGGTCGATCTGTTCGACCGCGCACGGACGGATATGCCCGACTGGTTCGAAGCGCAGGTCGACCGGATGAGCGACCCCCAGTTGCCCGCCTTCGAGCCACGGGCAGCACTGACCGAGACTGCCACGACCGGCCACTCCTCGAGTGCGAGCAGTACACGTACTCAGTCATCGGAGTCGACCTCGAACTCGCACGCTTCCTCGAGCGACGGGTCATCTGGCAGTGGCGGGTCCCGTCGCTCGCGGCGGACTCGGTCGGGCGGCGACTCCTCGCCGCTTGCAGACGTCTGGGATACGGAACGGTAG